Proteins from a genomic interval of Microbacterium esteraromaticum:
- the proB gene encoding glutamate 5-kinase, whose protein sequence is MTALSRADLASASRIVVKVGSSSISGEASWRIPMIVQALSSAHRRGTEVILVSSGAIATGIPFLSLDARPTDLATQQAAAAVGQNVLVFRYQEALRPFGIVAGQVLLTTGDLENRTSRSNAQRAMDRLLSLRIMPIVNENDTVATQEIRFGDNDRLAALVAQLVSADALVLLSDVESLYTKPPTDPQAQPIDVIAADSDLAGLEFGASVVNSVGTGGAATKVSAARMAASSGIGVLVTSADLVGKALEGAPIGTWFEPILSA, encoded by the coding sequence ATGACCGCGCTCTCGCGTGCGGATCTCGCCTCGGCATCGCGGATCGTCGTCAAGGTCGGCTCCTCATCGATCAGTGGCGAAGCCTCGTGGCGTATCCCGATGATCGTGCAGGCGCTGTCATCCGCGCATCGTCGCGGCACCGAGGTGATCCTGGTGTCCTCCGGGGCGATCGCCACGGGCATTCCCTTCCTCTCGCTCGACGCGCGCCCCACCGACCTCGCCACCCAGCAGGCCGCTGCCGCCGTCGGGCAGAACGTGCTGGTCTTCCGGTACCAGGAGGCGCTGCGCCCGTTCGGGATTGTCGCCGGGCAGGTGCTGCTCACCACGGGTGATCTCGAGAACCGCACCTCGCGTAGCAATGCCCAGCGCGCCATGGATCGGCTGCTTTCGCTGCGCATCATGCCGATCGTCAACGAGAACGACACGGTCGCCACGCAGGAGATCCGCTTCGGCGACAACGATCGATTGGCCGCGTTGGTCGCCCAGCTGGTGAGCGCCGATGCCCTGGTGCTGCTCAGCGACGTCGAGTCGCTGTACACCAAGCCGCCCACCGACCCCCAGGCGCAGCCCATTGACGTCATCGCCGCGGATTCCGACCTGGCGGGTCTGGAGTTCGGCGCGTCGGTCGTCAACAGCGTCGGCACCGGGGGAGCGGCGACCAAGGTGTCCGCTGCCCGGATGGCGGCTTCGTCGGGTATCGGTGTGCTCGTCACGAGCGCCGACCTCGTCGGCAAGGCCCTCGAAGGTGCCCCGATCGGCACGTGGTTCGAGCCGATCCTGTCGGCCTGA
- a CDS encoding glutamate-5-semialdehyde dehydrogenase, with product MSTTIASDASTDTAQDRLARAKDASRSIARLTSDDKHRALSAIAGAIEAGVDRILEANAVDIARGRENGIGDALIDRLRLDAGRVAALAAAVRDVAALPDPIGQVLGGHRMPNGVALEQVRVPFGVVGAIYEARPNVTVDIAALALRAGNAVVLRGGSAARESNTVLVQIMRSALADIGVEAEAIQTVDDFGRDGAKALMHGRGLVDVLVPRGSAALIETVVTESTVPVIETGSGVVHIVLDESAPMDWARDIVVNAKVQRPSVCNAVETVLVLRQAAPQLIPVVASALQSEGVAIHGDDMVAGLVSNVIPATEDDWQAEYLSLDVAIKVVEDLDEALDHIRRYSTGHTEAIVTTDSRNAERFLAEVDSAVVMVNASTRFTDGAEFGFGAEVGISTQKLHARGPMGLSELTSTKWLARGSGQTRG from the coding sequence ATGAGCACCACGATCGCATCGGACGCGTCCACCGACACCGCCCAGGATCGTCTGGCGCGAGCGAAGGACGCCTCGCGATCGATCGCCCGACTGACCAGCGACGACAAGCACCGTGCCCTCTCGGCGATCGCCGGGGCGATCGAGGCGGGTGTCGACCGCATACTCGAGGCGAACGCCGTCGATATCGCACGGGGGCGCGAGAACGGCATCGGCGATGCGTTGATCGACCGTCTGCGTCTCGACGCCGGACGCGTCGCGGCGCTGGCCGCCGCGGTGCGCGACGTCGCGGCACTTCCCGACCCGATCGGTCAGGTTCTCGGCGGGCATCGGATGCCCAACGGCGTCGCCCTGGAACAGGTGCGCGTGCCGTTCGGTGTTGTCGGTGCGATCTATGAGGCGCGGCCCAACGTCACCGTCGACATCGCCGCGCTCGCGCTGCGCGCCGGCAACGCGGTGGTGCTGCGCGGTGGCAGCGCCGCACGAGAGTCGAACACGGTGCTCGTGCAGATCATGCGCTCTGCGTTGGCGGACATCGGGGTGGAGGCGGAAGCGATCCAGACGGTGGATGACTTCGGTCGTGACGGCGCGAAGGCGCTGATGCACGGGCGCGGCCTTGTGGACGTGCTGGTCCCGCGCGGAAGTGCCGCGCTGATCGAGACAGTGGTCACGGAGTCGACCGTTCCGGTGATCGAGACCGGCTCGGGTGTGGTCCACATCGTTCTCGACGAGTCGGCACCGATGGACTGGGCGCGCGACATCGTCGTCAACGCCAAGGTGCAGCGCCCCAGCGTGTGCAACGCCGTCGAGACGGTGCTGGTGCTGCGGCAGGCGGCTCCGCAGTTGATTCCGGTCGTCGCCAGTGCGCTGCAGAGCGAGGGCGTGGCGATTCACGGCGACGATATGGTCGCCGGGCTCGTGTCGAACGTCATTCCGGCGACCGAGGACGACTGGCAGGCCGAGTACTTGAGCCTGGACGTGGCGATCAAGGTCGTCGAGGATCTCGATGAGGCACTCGACCACATCCGCCGCTACAGCACGGGCCACACCGAGGCGATCGTGACGACCGACTCACGCAATGCCGAGAGGTTCCTCGCCGAGGTGGATTCCGCGGTGGTGATGGTCAACGCCTCGACGCGTTTCACCGACGGTGCCGAGTTCGGCTTCGGCGCCGAAGTTGGCATCTCGACCCAGAAGCTGCACGCACGCGGCCCGATGGGCCTGTCGGAGCTGACCAGCACGAAGTGGTTGGCGCGCGGATCCGGCCAGACCCGCGGGTGA
- the rpmA gene encoding 50S ribosomal protein L27: MAHKKGASSTRNGRDSNAQRLGVKRFGGQTVNAGEILVRQRGTHFHPGAGVGRGGDDTLFALESGAVEFGTKGGRKVVNIVAAAQ; encoded by the coding sequence ATGGCACATAAGAAGGGCGCGAGCTCGACCCGCAACGGTCGTGACTCCAATGCACAGCGACTCGGCGTGAAGCGCTTCGGCGGTCAGACCGTCAACGCCGGCGAGATCCTCGTCCGTCAGCGCGGCACCCACTTCCACCCCGGCGCTGGGGTCGGTCGTGGTGGCGATGACACGCTGTTCGCCCTCGAGTCGGGCGCCGTCGAGTTCGGCACGAAGGGCGGCCGCAAGGTCGTCAACATCGTCGCTGCCGCTCAGTAA
- the ndk gene encoding nucleoside-diphosphate kinase: MATEETLVLVKPDGVARGLTGEILARIEAKGYALVDLRLVEPDRDRLAAHYAEHEGKPFYEPLMEFMMSGPSVAIRLAGNRVIEGFRSLAGTTDPTTAAPGTIRGDLGRDWGLAVQQNLVHGSDSPESAARELSIWF, from the coding sequence ATGGCCACTGAAGAAACCCTCGTCCTCGTCAAGCCCGACGGCGTCGCCCGCGGCCTGACGGGAGAGATCCTCGCGCGCATCGAGGCGAAGGGCTACGCGCTCGTCGACCTGCGACTCGTCGAGCCCGACCGTGACCGGCTCGCCGCTCACTACGCCGAGCATGAGGGCAAGCCGTTCTACGAGCCGCTGATGGAGTTCATGATGTCGGGTCCGTCGGTGGCGATCCGTCTCGCCGGCAACCGCGTCATCGAGGGCTTCCGGTCGCTCGCCGGTACCACCGACCCGACCACGGCCGCTCCCGGCACGATCCGCGGCGACCTCGGCCGCGACTGGGGCCTGGCCGTGCAGCAGAACCTCGTGCACGGTTCCGACAGCCCCGAGTCGGCGGCTCGCGAGCTCAGCATCTGGTTCTGA
- the obgE gene encoding GTPase ObgE: MVSFVDTVTLHLRAGKGGNGCVSVRREKFKPLGGPDGGNGGDGGDIVLVGDPQVTTLLSYHHSPHRNAGNGGFGMGDLRSGAAGETVELPVPLGTVVKTLDGDVLHDMLTPGERFVVAAGGRGGLGNAALSSPKRKAPGFALLGTPGDESSVVLELKTVADVALVGYPSAGKSSLIAAMSAARPKIADYPFTTLHPNLGVVQAGDSRYTVADVPGLIEGASEGKGLGLEFLRHVERCSALLHVLDCATLEPGRDPLSDLDVILAELGAYHVPEGQTPLLERPQLVALNKIDVPEARDLAEMVRPDLEARGFRVFEISTVSHEGLRPLSFALGELVDAHRVEQAVEVPAERVVIRPRGATAQFEIKVEGGTYGNLYRVLGEKPVRWVQQTDFQNEEAVGYLGDRLERLGVEDALFKAGATPGSTVVIGTGDNSVVFDWEPSIQSTAELATSPRGTDIRIGGSSRRTTQERREQYYERMDAKAAAREELEEQRRASREGEE; the protein is encoded by the coding sequence ATGGTCAGTTTCGTCGACACCGTCACCCTGCATCTGCGTGCAGGCAAGGGCGGCAACGGCTGCGTCTCGGTACGGCGCGAGAAGTTCAAGCCGTTGGGAGGCCCGGACGGTGGCAACGGCGGTGACGGTGGCGACATCGTTCTCGTCGGCGACCCGCAGGTGACCACACTGCTGTCGTACCACCACTCGCCGCACCGCAACGCCGGCAACGGCGGGTTCGGCATGGGGGACCTGCGCTCCGGGGCCGCCGGCGAGACCGTCGAGTTGCCCGTTCCGTTGGGCACGGTCGTGAAGACGCTCGACGGCGACGTGCTGCACGACATGCTCACGCCGGGGGAGCGCTTCGTCGTGGCGGCCGGTGGCCGCGGTGGGCTGGGTAATGCCGCGCTGTCATCACCCAAACGCAAGGCGCCCGGCTTCGCTCTGCTGGGCACCCCCGGTGATGAGAGCTCGGTCGTTCTCGAGCTCAAGACGGTGGCCGACGTGGCTCTCGTGGGCTACCCCTCAGCGGGCAAGTCGAGTCTGATCGCCGCGATGTCGGCGGCGCGTCCGAAGATCGCCGATTACCCGTTCACCACCCTGCACCCCAACCTGGGTGTTGTGCAGGCCGGTGACAGCCGGTACACGGTCGCCGATGTGCCGGGTCTCATCGAAGGTGCCAGTGAGGGCAAAGGCCTCGGCCTGGAGTTCCTGCGCCACGTCGAGCGCTGCTCGGCGTTGCTGCATGTGCTCGATTGCGCGACGCTGGAGCCGGGCCGCGACCCGCTCTCCGACCTTGATGTGATCCTCGCTGAACTCGGTGCCTACCACGTTCCCGAGGGGCAGACGCCTCTGCTGGAGCGTCCGCAACTGGTCGCGCTGAACAAGATCGACGTGCCAGAGGCGCGCGACCTCGCCGAGATGGTGCGCCCAGACCTCGAAGCGCGCGGGTTCCGCGTGTTCGAGATCTCGACGGTGTCGCATGAGGGTCTTCGCCCGCTGAGTTTTGCCCTGGGCGAGCTGGTCGATGCACATCGCGTCGAGCAGGCAGTCGAGGTGCCCGCCGAACGTGTCGTCATCCGCCCCCGGGGTGCCACCGCTCAGTTCGAGATCAAGGTCGAGGGCGGCACGTACGGCAACCTGTACCGCGTGCTCGGCGAGAAGCCGGTGCGCTGGGTGCAGCAGACGGACTTCCAGAATGAAGAGGCCGTCGGCTACCTCGGTGACCGACTCGAACGACTTGGCGTCGAGGATGCCCTCTTCAAGGCGGGCGCGACGCCGGGTTCGACAGTCGTCATCGGCACCGGCGACAACAGTGTCGTCTTCGACTGGGAGCCCTCTATCCAGTCGACCGCCGAGCTGGCGACCTCTCCGCGAGGAACCGACATCCGTATCGGTGGCAGCAGTCGTCGCACGACGCAGGAGCGTCGTGAGCAGTACTACGAACGCATGGACGCCAAGGCCGCTGCACGAGAGGAACTCGAGGAGCAGCGCCGCGCATCCCGCGAGGGCGAGGAATGA
- a CDS encoding vitamin K epoxide reductase family protein, whose product MTTQRPRYLGYGIWLIVAAVLGWWAAFQLTVEKLFLLENPGEQTSCYVSVMLQCDKNLSSWQGEVFGFSNPIIGLTGWMAVLVMGVAVIAGIRFPRWFWALFGAGVTGAVVFVGWLIYQSIYNLSVLCPWCMATWAVTIPTFLATAVHLLRNGTLTRNAQTRALAERLMAWVPLMTIVAYAIVIAMAQLAGLDLLGEVVGMLF is encoded by the coding sequence ATGACCACGCAGCGTCCCCGCTATCTCGGATACGGAATCTGGCTCATCGTCGCGGCTGTCCTGGGGTGGTGGGCCGCATTCCAGCTCACCGTCGAGAAGCTCTTCCTGCTCGAGAATCCCGGTGAGCAGACCAGTTGCTATGTCAGCGTCATGCTGCAGTGCGACAAGAACCTCAGCTCGTGGCAAGGAGAGGTGTTCGGATTCTCGAACCCGATCATCGGCCTCACCGGGTGGATGGCCGTGCTGGTCATGGGCGTCGCCGTCATCGCCGGCATCCGCTTCCCCCGCTGGTTCTGGGCACTGTTCGGTGCCGGTGTCACCGGCGCCGTCGTGTTCGTCGGCTGGTTGATCTACCAGAGCATCTACAACCTCTCGGTGCTCTGCCCCTGGTGCATGGCGACCTGGGCGGTCACCATTCCGACTTTCCTCGCGACCGCGGTGCATCTGCTGCGCAACGGCACGCTCACCCGCAACGCGCAGACGAGAGCTCTCGCCGAGCGCTTGATGGCCTGGGTTCCGCTGATGACGATCGTCGCCTATGCGATCGTCATCGCGATGGCGCAGCTGGCCGGCCTCGACCTGCTCGGCGAGGTCGTGGGAATGCTGTTCTGA
- a CDS encoding transposase → MRACWPETKHQRCIFHLQMNTTRHLTRNPRTAAGKALRELVMNLSNIDDEDAAIAWQLQLEQWWQTFGHLTRERTMFRNGQWGFTHDRLRKAWLLIRKVTRDGVLFTWITYGNPRTTSPLEGGYNSPIRELLRRHRGMSEVHRRRAIEWLLTLRQIPLEQALTLTLTLTPAPAPEPNQHDQEDQAEDIGGPSLYDTGLDATEGLWARTGWAGRG, encoded by the coding sequence TTGCGGGCGTGCTGGCCGGAGACGAAGCATCAGCGGTGCATCTTCCACCTGCAGATGAACACCACCCGGCACCTGACCCGCAACCCCCGCACCGCCGCAGGCAAAGCGTTGCGCGAACTCGTGATGAACCTCAGCAACATCGACGACGAAGACGCCGCGATCGCCTGGCAGCTGCAGCTTGAGCAGTGGTGGCAGACGTTCGGACACCTCACCCGCGAGCGGACCATGTTCCGCAACGGCCAGTGGGGCTTCACCCACGACCGACTCCGCAAAGCCTGGCTCCTGATCCGAAAAGTCACCCGAGACGGGGTCTTGTTCACCTGGATCACCTACGGCAACCCCCGCACCACCAGCCCACTGGAAGGCGGATACAACAGCCCCATCCGCGAGCTCCTGCGCCGCCACCGCGGAATGAGCGAGGTCCACCGCCGCCGCGCCATCGAATGGCTCCTCACCCTGCGGCAGATACCGCTCGAGCAAGCACTCACCCTCACCCTCACCCTCACACCAGCACCAGCCCCTGAGCCCAACCAGCACGACCAGGAAGACCAAGCCGAAGACATCGGCGGCCCATCCCTCTACGACACCGGCCTAGACGCCACCGAAGGCCTCTGGGCACGAACCGGATGGGCAGGACGCGGATGA
- the rplU gene encoding 50S ribosomal protein L21 has translation MVYAVVRAGGRQEKVEVGTIVQLDRVQAAQGEKIELPAVLLVDGATVTTDADKLAKVKVTAEVIGDLRGPKIVIQKYKNKTGYKKRQGHRQELTRVKITGIK, from the coding sequence GTGGTTTACGCAGTAGTGCGCGCCGGTGGACGGCAGGAGAAGGTCGAGGTCGGCACGATCGTTCAGCTCGACCGTGTTCAGGCTGCCCAGGGCGAGAAGATCGAACTTCCCGCCGTGCTCCTCGTCGACGGCGCCACGGTGACCACCGACGCTGACAAGCTGGCGAAGGTCAAGGTCACCGCCGAGGTTATCGGTGACCTCCGCGGCCCGAAGATCGTCATCCAGAAGTACAAGAACAAGACCGGCTACAAGAAGCGTCAGGGCCACCGCCAGGAGCTCACGCGCGTCAAGATCACCGGCATCAAGTAA
- a CDS encoding DUF4233 domain-containing protein, translating into MSARQARPPRTLVQKLGAIVLGSEAIVVILAGLTVFGLRAVPGDIPQWWGIAGGFIVAVALIVVAGAITRPWAIPAGWALQVVIALAGLLVPAIVVVALIFGGMWGYATIGGARIDRQRPSGPPAEPHTESE; encoded by the coding sequence GTGAGCGCACGTCAGGCGCGGCCGCCGCGCACCCTTGTGCAGAAGCTCGGCGCGATCGTGCTCGGCTCCGAGGCCATCGTCGTCATCCTGGCAGGGCTCACCGTGTTCGGTCTGCGCGCGGTGCCCGGTGACATCCCGCAGTGGTGGGGCATCGCCGGCGGCTTCATCGTGGCCGTGGCGCTGATCGTGGTCGCCGGTGCCATCACGCGCCCGTGGGCGATCCCGGCCGGCTGGGCGCTGCAGGTCGTCATCGCCCTCGCAGGACTGCTGGTACCGGCGATCGTCGTGGTCGCTCTGATTTTCGGCGGCATGTGGGGGTATGCGACGATCGGTGGGGCCCGCATCGACCGACAGCGTCCGTCGGGCCCGCCGGCAGAACCTCACACAGAGAGCGAATGA
- a CDS encoding DUF4031 domain-containing protein, whose product MAVLVDDPMWPAHGRLWAHLVSDESLDELHAFAAAQGIPQRAFDRDHYDVPADAVPRLREAGAQHVSGKELTRRLIGSGLRVRARDRRRLL is encoded by the coding sequence ATGGCCGTACTCGTCGATGACCCGATGTGGCCGGCGCACGGCCGGCTATGGGCGCACCTCGTCAGCGACGAGAGCCTCGACGAGTTGCACGCGTTCGCGGCCGCGCAGGGCATTCCGCAACGCGCTTTCGATCGCGACCACTACGACGTTCCCGCCGACGCCGTGCCCCGCTTACGCGAAGCGGGTGCACAGCACGTCAGCGGCAAGGAGCTCACTCGGCGGCTGATCGGGTCAGGACTGCGCGTCCGCGCCCGGGACCGGCGTCGACTGCTCTGA
- a CDS encoding Rne/Rng family ribonuclease produces MAEENDDKNTPTLDTTPAQPVVEGTAVEASAHAEVVTDPLKVVPDEEAAPVASEPAEPEEPKPVTAVSLGLIPEVFVSRVSTQLHFHAPQITALPARPRRDDVDEDDRGPGGSRRGRRRRGSEGDDGHEEPRQRQRAVEYITEPKAIKGSTRLEAKKQRRRDGRDAGRRRAVVTEAEFLARRESVDRMMVVRAKNGRTQIGVLEDDVLVEHYVARNQDASLIGNVYLGRVQNVLPSMEAAFVDIGRGRNAVLYSGEVDWDGVQTGNQPRRIELALKPGDRVLVQVTKDPVGHKGARLTSQISLPGRYLVYVPGGSMNGISRKLPDNERARLKRILKEVLPESSGVIVRTAAEGATEEQLTRDVQRLTSQWEHIQKQVASQQAPALLHAEPDLLVKIVRDVFNEDFTRMVIHGDDAQRTIRAYLESVAPDLLERVETYTDEVDPFDAYRITEQIEKALDRKVWLPSGGSLVIDRTEAMTVVDVNTGKFVGSGGNLEETVTKNNLEAAEEIVRQLRLRDIGGIIVVDFIDMVLESNRDLVLRRLVECLSRDRTKHQVAEVTSLGLVQMTRKKLGLGLLETFSEACEVCAGRGVIVHHDPVVKHRGGGSNGGQGRRPRGGSQSSSQQQNQNQSQNQQQASQPAAANGGTHSITEGAKSALAAIAASTIAPTADAPTTDAAVADEKPAAEPAAERPKKPRKKRNTERKAPRSEAEQLLDSVLDALPEPKAPGQGRNRRRVTTAMLTPGSASASGSEQSTPVPGADAQS; encoded by the coding sequence ATGGCCGAAGAGAACGATGACAAGAACACCCCTACCCTCGACACGACGCCGGCTCAGCCGGTAGTCGAGGGCACCGCAGTCGAGGCATCGGCTCACGCCGAGGTCGTGACGGATCCGCTGAAGGTGGTTCCCGACGAGGAGGCCGCACCGGTGGCATCCGAGCCCGCAGAGCCCGAGGAACCCAAGCCGGTGACGGCGGTGAGCCTGGGCTTGATCCCCGAGGTGTTCGTCTCGCGGGTGTCCACCCAACTGCACTTCCACGCCCCGCAGATCACGGCGCTGCCGGCCCGTCCTCGGCGCGACGACGTCGACGAAGACGATCGCGGCCCGGGAGGATCCCGCCGCGGACGTCGTCGTCGCGGATCCGAGGGTGACGACGGTCACGAGGAGCCGCGTCAGCGCCAGCGCGCGGTCGAGTACATCACCGAGCCGAAGGCGATCAAGGGCTCCACGCGCCTCGAGGCCAAAAAGCAGCGCCGTCGTGACGGCCGAGACGCCGGTCGGCGGCGCGCTGTGGTGACCGAGGCGGAGTTCCTCGCGCGTCGGGAGTCCGTCGACCGCATGATGGTCGTGCGCGCCAAGAACGGACGCACGCAGATCGGCGTGCTCGAGGACGACGTGCTCGTGGAGCACTATGTCGCACGCAATCAGGACGCGTCGCTGATCGGCAACGTGTACCTCGGGCGCGTGCAGAACGTGCTGCCCAGCATGGAGGCGGCATTCGTCGACATCGGCCGCGGTCGAAACGCCGTCCTGTACTCGGGCGAGGTCGACTGGGACGGTGTCCAGACCGGCAACCAGCCGCGCCGCATCGAGCTCGCGCTCAAGCCCGGCGACCGGGTGCTCGTTCAGGTCACGAAGGACCCCGTCGGGCACAAGGGTGCTCGCCTGACCAGCCAGATCTCCCTGCCGGGACGCTACCTGGTGTACGTCCCCGGTGGATCGATGAACGGCATCTCGCGCAAGCTGCCCGACAACGAGCGCGCGCGCCTCAAGCGCATCCTCAAAGAGGTGCTGCCCGAGTCGTCCGGTGTCATCGTTCGCACCGCTGCCGAGGGGGCGACCGAGGAGCAGCTGACCCGCGACGTTCAGCGCCTCACCTCGCAGTGGGAGCACATTCAGAAGCAGGTCGCCTCGCAGCAGGCGCCGGCGCTGCTGCACGCCGAGCCCGACCTGCTCGTCAAGATCGTCCGTGACGTCTTCAACGAGGACTTCACCCGCATGGTGATCCACGGCGATGACGCACAGCGCACCATCCGCGCCTACCTCGAGAGCGTCGCCCCCGACCTGCTCGAGCGCGTCGAGACCTACACCGACGAGGTCGACCCGTTCGACGCGTACCGCATCACCGAGCAGATCGAGAAGGCGCTCGACCGCAAGGTCTGGCTGCCCTCGGGTGGCTCGCTGGTGATCGACCGCACCGAGGCGATGACCGTCGTCGACGTCAACACGGGAAAGTTCGTCGGCTCGGGGGGAAACCTCGAAGAGACCGTCACCAAGAACAACCTCGAAGCGGCTGAGGAGATCGTCCGACAGCTGCGTCTGCGCGACATCGGCGGCATCATCGTCGTCGACTTCATCGACATGGTGCTCGAGTCCAACCGCGACCTCGTGCTGCGCCGCCTGGTCGAGTGCCTGAGCCGTGACCGCACCAAGCACCAGGTCGCCGAGGTGACCTCGCTGGGGCTGGTGCAGATGACGCGCAAGAAGCTGGGCCTCGGACTGCTGGAGACCTTCAGCGAGGCGTGTGAGGTGTGCGCCGGTCGCGGCGTGATCGTGCATCACGACCCGGTTGTCAAGCACCGTGGTGGTGGATCGAATGGCGGCCAGGGCCGTCGTCCGCGCGGCGGATCGCAGTCCTCCTCGCAGCAGCAGAACCAGAATCAGAGCCAGAACCAGCAGCAGGCCTCGCAGCCCGCGGCGGCCAACGGTGGCACCCACAGCATCACCGAAGGCGCCAAGTCGGCTCTTGCGGCGATTGCCGCATCCACCATCGCACCGACGGCGGACGCACCGACGACGGACGCTGCCGTGGCCGATGAGAAGCCTGCGGCTGAGCCGGCTGCCGAGCGGCCGAAGAAGCCGCGCAAGAAGCGCAACACCGAGCGCAAGGCCCCGCGCAGCGAGGCCGAGCAACTGCTCGACTCGGTGCTCGATGCGCTTCCGGAACCCAAGGCCCCGGGGCAGGGGCGCAACCGTCGTCGTGTGACGACCGCGATGCTGACGCCTGGGTCGGCATCCGCCTCGGGCTCAGAGCAGTCGACGCCGGTCCCGGGCGCGGACGCGCAGTCCTGA
- the rsfS gene encoding ribosome silencing factor — protein MQAPQSAVEMLQIAADAASDKGGEDLVALDVSGPLPLVDIFLLVTGNSERNVAAIADEIEDKLIESGHKRVRREGRAEARWVLLDFGDLIVHVFHAEERVYYGLERLWKDCPLVPIELSNPVPEANNGM, from the coding sequence ATGCAAGCACCACAGTCCGCAGTCGAAATGCTTCAGATCGCCGCAGACGCGGCGAGCGACAAGGGCGGTGAGGACCTCGTCGCGCTCGACGTGTCCGGCCCGCTTCCGCTGGTCGACATCTTCCTGCTCGTCACGGGAAACAGCGAGCGCAATGTCGCCGCGATCGCCGACGAAATCGAAGACAAGCTCATCGAGTCGGGCCACAAGCGCGTGCGCCGGGAGGGGCGTGCTGAGGCGCGCTGGGTGCTGCTGGACTTCGGTGATCTGATCGTGCACGTGTTCCACGCGGAGGAGCGCGTCTACTACGGGCTGGAGCGCCTGTGGAAGGACTGCCCGCTGGTGCCGATCGAGCTCAGCAACCCCGTTCCCGAAGCGAACAACGGGATGTGA
- the nadD gene encoding nicotinate-nucleotide adenylyltransferase gives MHDSTARAPRIGVMGGTFDPIHHGHLVAASEVAHSFDLDEVVFVPTGQPWQKHDVTPSEHRYLMTVIATASNPHFTVSRVDVDRAGPTYTIDTLRDLKRERPNAELFFITGADAVAQILSWRDHDELWDLAHFVAVSRPGHVLSTDGLPTDNVSQLEVPALSISSTACRERVAEGQPVWYLVPDGVVQYIAKHHLYRSRT, from the coding sequence ATGCACGACTCCACGGCCCGGGCACCGCGCATTGGCGTGATGGGCGGCACCTTCGACCCCATCCACCACGGGCACCTGGTCGCGGCCAGTGAAGTCGCGCACTCGTTCGACCTCGATGAGGTCGTGTTCGTGCCCACCGGGCAGCCGTGGCAGAAGCACGATGTGACGCCGAGCGAACACCGGTATCTGATGACGGTGATCGCGACGGCATCCAATCCGCATTTCACGGTGAGCCGTGTGGATGTGGACCGTGCCGGTCCTACGTACACGATCGACACGCTCCGTGATCTGAAGCGCGAGCGTCCCAATGCTGAGCTGTTCTTCATCACCGGAGCGGATGCCGTAGCGCAGATTCTCAGTTGGAGGGACCATGATGAACTGTGGGATCTCGCCCACTTCGTCGCGGTCTCCCGACCCGGACACGTACTGAGCACCGACGGCCTGCCGACCGATAACGTCAGTCAGCTGGAGGTGCCGGCGCTGTCGATCTCGTCGACGGCGTGCCGTGAGCGAGTGGCCGAGGGACAGCCCGTCTGGTACCTCGTGCCCGACGGAGTGGTTCAGTACATCGCGAAGCATCATCTGTATCGGAGTAGGACATGA